GTAGTGCTTGCGTcccccccccgctcccccccACACTCTCCGGGTAAATTGAAACCTCAGCTAAGAAATGGATGTGGCTAAGGCTCCCTAACCCCAAGGAGGGAAGAGTTGAAGAGAGTAGGCAAAGGTCAAGTGTGCCTGCTGCTCATAACCATTTACGTAGTGGGAGTGCCTTTGTCCAAGCAGTGTGCTTCCTAGCCAAAGGAGAACTGTGCCGAGGCCCAGCTCCCCGGTCCAGAGTCCACAGTGCCTGGTTATCCTCTGCTACTTCCGTTTTGTAGTAGAGAGAGGAGGCACTATGGCTTCCCATAATGCACAGTAGTGGATAGCAATCACAGCAGAGCCACACCAGTCTGGGCTTGGGGTGTGGATACAGGTTAAACATCTGTTCGACTCTTCCTCACTTGTGACAAATACCCAAGAAGCCATGGAAAGGGGCAAAGGTTTCTTTAGCTCCTGGTTGGCTGGCTCCATTGCTCTTGGTCTGCAGTGAGGCAGGCAATCAAAGCAGCTGAGGGCATGGTGGAGCAAAGCTGATTACCTCATGGCCACCAGGAAGCAGTGACAGGAAGGATCTTGGGACAAAATACACTCCCCCCAACAATACAGTCATTGTACTGCCTCTGAGTAGGCCTGCCTCTGAGTAGGCCTGCCTCTGCATAGGCCTGCCTCTGAAggtttccaccacctcccagtaaCGCCATCAAATTAGGAATGAGTGGACTCATCCACCAGGGGACTCAAAGCTATCATGATCCACTCTCCTTTCCATGATTGGATCCACCATTGAGAGACTAAGCCTTCCTCATAGGAGCCTTTGGGACCATGAAAGTCTCCATAGTCAAAAGCTCTGAAATCTAAAGTGCAGACAAAATCAGACCCTAGGTACTGACACTACATGCTGTGACAGTTTGTATCACACACAGAACTATTTGCAACATGGATTGTTTCATCTGCCAGTGTGTATGAGATACACAAGAAAATGGGTTGTGTGTTCACATCTCCAAggcatttaaatgtttggtaTTGTTGCAGGAATCCAGTAAGGGGTTCTCAGCCACTGCCCAGGGCTCCCTTAGTCATCTCCTTCAGCCTTGCCTATGCCTGGCAGGTGCTCCAGAGTGTGGTCTCCAGGCAAACCAGCAAAGGTCATAGTGTAAAATGAGGTGAATGCAGCTTTGGGGGACTTTGGCCAGCCCACTATTGAGGGTGTGAAGGTGGCCACTAAACTCTCTAACTTTTTTCCCTCTGACTCCCAGCCTCtcctcagtttctggtctttcaAGCTGTAGCTCGCTGTGACCCATTCTGAGGGAGTGGGACTAGACATGTTAGGAGGCCAATGTAGGTCTCTTGAAATAGCTCCTGGGCTGCTAAGTGTCTCTGCCTGGCTTTAGTGGTGTTGGCTTTGAAGTGCTCAGGTCCACATGTGGTGGCCATGGGAAGACTTCCCCGAGCTCCTCTGTAAGTCATTGCTGCTGTTTTCCCTTTTAGATCTGCGGGTGGCATTTGACATCGTGTGTGACAATGTGGGGAGAGACTGGAAGAGACTGGCCCGTCAGCTGAAATTGTCTGAGGCCAAAATTGACGGGGTTGAGGAGAGGTATCCCCGAAGCCTGAGTGATCAGGTAAGGGAGACTCTGAGGGTCTGGAAGAATGCCGAGAGGGAGCAAGCCACGGTGGCTGGACTGGTAAAGGCACTGCGGGGCTGCCGGCTGAACCTGGTGGCTGACCTGGTGGAAGAAGCAGTGCAGGCCCAGGGGTCTGTGAACGAGAGTGAGGTTGtgtccccagtgctgtgggaccCAACCGTGTCTTCCTCAGAAGCACTGTGACCAGCCTGCTGCTCCTGTCAGGAGTCACTGTGGACTTAATACACTCCGTGCTGCATCACCAAGTGCCTTGGTTCCCAGAGCCAAGAAAGAAGACCTTGTGGATCCAGGCCAGAGCCCGCTCGCAAGC
The sequence above is drawn from the Peromyscus leucopus breed LL Stock chromosome 1, UCI_PerLeu_2.1, whole genome shotgun sequence genome and encodes:
- the Fadd gene encoding FAS-associated death domain protein — translated: MDPFLVLLHSLSGSLSNSDLMELKFLCRERVGKRKLERVQSGLDLFSVLLEQNDLERARTGLLRELLASLRRHDLLQRLDDFEAGTAAAASPEEADLRVAFDIVCDNVGRDWKRLARQLKLSEAKIDGVEERYPRSLSDQVRETLRVWKNAEREQATVAGLVKALRGCRLNLVADLVEEAVQAQGSVNESEVVSPVLWDPTVSSSEAL